In the genome of Bordetella avium, the window TGTATGGCATCCGGCCACCATGCAGAAAGGATACATGCAGTATGAGCAGAAAGAAGGGCAATGTAGCGGAGCTGTCTTGGTTGAAACCCCTGTCACCGGGCAGGGGGCCGCGTTATCAGCAGATTGCGCAACAAGTGATCGATGCCGCGCGCGAGCAACGCCTGTTGCCGGGCGATCGACTTCCCCCGCAGCGCGAACTGGCGCAGCAGTTGGGCGTGGACCTCACGACCGTGACCCGTGCCTACAATGCCTTGCGCGCTTCCGGTCTGCTGGCCGTGCATGGCGCCCGCGGGACCTATATCGCCTTACCTGCTGAAATCAGCGGCGACGCCGGGTCTACCGTGGATCTGAGCATGAATATCCCGCCCTTGACCGGTAGTGTCGCGTTTGGCCGCGCCTTGCAGCTAGCGGCCGCCCATGCGCAGGCGCGCCTGTCCAAAGATGCCCTGATGAGCTATCACGTCGGGCCTGGTGCGGCGCTGGACCGTGAGGCCGGTGCATTATGGTTACGCCCGGTCTTGGGTCGTATCGAGCGCGCTCGGGTGATTGTCTGCTCGGGCGCGCAGACGGCGCTGGCTGGGCTGATGCTGGCGCGCAGCCGTGAAGGGGATGGGGTGCTGACCGACACGCTGACCTATCCGGGCCTGCTGGCTGCCGCCAGCACCTTGCGCCGGGAGATTTGTCCGGTGCCTGGCGATGAGCAGGGCATGTTGCCGCAGGCGTTGGAGCAGGCATGCGTTGCGCGCCGCCCGGCGCTGCTCTACCTCAATCCGACGATACACAACCCGACCACCATCACCATGTCGGCTCCGCGGCGCGCGGAGATTTACGACATCGCCAGCCGGCACGGCGTGGCTATTATTGAAGATGATCCCTATTACTTGCTGGCAGGCGATGCGCCGGCGCCATTCGCCAGCTATCAAGGCGGCGCGCCGGTGTTCTATGTCAGCACCCTGTCCAAGACCCTGGCGCCGGGGCTGCGCACCGCCTATATCGTGACGCCGGCCGGCGAGCCGCAAGCGCCGCTGCTCGATGCGCTGCGCTCCATCACGCTAATGCCCTCAGCCTGGATGACGGCGGTGGCGACCCAAATGATAGAAAGCGGCGCGGCGCAGCGATGGCTGGGAGAGGTTCGTGCCGAGCTGGAACGCCGTCAGACATTGGCGGCCGGTATTCTTCCGACCGCTTCGCTGGCCCATCCTGGCGGCCTGCATCGCTGGCTGACCTTGCCGCCGGGTTGGGATGAGCACCGTTTGATCCGGGCGGCCCAGGATCAGGGTCTGGGCGTGACCCCCTCGGCAGCCTTCAGCGCGCTAGACCGCGTGCCCCACGCTGTGCGCATCTCTCTGGGAGGGGCGGCTGATCTGGCCGCCCTCGAAATCGGCCTGCGCCGTTTAGCAGGCATTCTCGCCGACCCGGGCCTGCCCAGGGTCTCAGGCGTGGTGTGAGCAGAAGCGCCGCCCTGCGCGAATGGATGTCGACCGGCCTGACTTGAGGCCTGCCTGTCTCGCGTCAAACTTGAAACGCCGGCGCCGGGCGGGCGGTTTATCGCTTTTCTGAGCAGCGGCCATGCAGGCCTCTATTGAGCGTCTGTCCTGGAATCTTGGGCGGGCCAGCAGCCTGCCAGCACAGACCCGATTCTTGGTGAGGCGCAGGCTGGAATGTCGCCGCGGGTCTGTCATGGCGCGCAGGCGGTGCGCCGCACGCCGGCTGTTATTTCACGGCCTCTTGCGCAGGCAGGGGGAGAGCGCCACTATAGGAAACGTCGTTGTTGGTTCTAGATGTGTCACCATTAAATAAATTGGCAACAATTTAGGGGACATATTAATGTCGCGGGTAAAATTCGCCAAACTCAGCCCGGAGAGCGCTCCTATGTCACAAGCTCCAGTACATGCATTGCCGTCCTACCTCGATGCCGAGCACCTCGGTCCTTGGGGGGTTTATTTGCAACAGGTCGATCGCGTCACGCCCTACCTGGGCTCGCTGGCGCGTTGGGTCGAGACGCTCAAGCGTCCCAAGCGCGCCCTGGTCGTCGATGTGCCCATCGAGCTGGACAACGGCCGCATTGCCCATTTCGAGGGCTATCGCGTGCAGCACAACACCTCGCGTGGTCCAGGCAAGGGCGGCGTGCGTTTCCATCAGGACGTGACGCTGTCGGAAGTGATGGCGCTCGCCGCCTGGATGTCGATCAAGAACGCAGCCGTTAACCTGCCTTATGGCGGCGCCAAGGGGGGGGTGCGCCTGGACCCGAGGCTGTTCTCGCAGTCCGAGCTGGAGCGCGTCACGCGCCGCTATACCAGTGAAATCGGCGTAATCATCGGGCCGTCCAAGGATATTCCCGCGCCTGACGTCAACACCAACGCCCAGACCATGGCGTGGATGATGGACACCTACTCGATGAACGAGGGGGCCACGGCCACAGGCGTCGTCACAGGCAAGCCCATCGCCCTGGGCGGCAGTCTCGGTCGTGTCGAGGCGACCGGTCGCGGTGTTTTCGTGGTGGCCTGCGAGGCGGCCCGTGATCGCAACGTCGAAGTCGCCGGCGCCAAGGTCATCGTACAAGGTTTTGGCAACGTGGGCGGCACGGCCGCCCGTCTGTTCCATGAGGCAGGCGCCAAAGTGATCGCTGCTCAGGACCATACCGGCACCGTCCATCATGCGGCCGGGCTCGATGTGCATAAACTGCTGGCCCATGTGGCCGCAACGGGTGGTGTAGGGGGCTTTGCGGGTGCCCAAGCGCTCGACAACGCAGAGTTCTGGGGGCTGGAAACCGACTTCCTAATCCCCGCTGCATTGGAATCGCAAATCACGGCCGTCAATGCGCCCAAGGTGCGCGCTAAGATTGTGGTGGAAGGCGCCAACGGCCCGACCACCCCCGAAGCCGACGACATTCTGCGCGAAAATGGCATCTACGTCGTTCCCGACGTGTTGGCCAACGCTGGCGGCGTGACCGTGTCGTACTTCGAGTGGGTGCAGGATTTCTCCAGCTTTTTCTGGAGCGAGGAAGAAATCAACCAACGCCTGGAACGCATTATGCGTGAAGCCTATGCCGGCATCGCCCAGGTGGCCCGCGAACATAATGTCACCTTGCGCACGGCCGCCTTCATTGTGGCCTGCACCCGCATTTTGCAAGCGCGCCAGGTGCGTGGTCTCTACCCCTGATTAGCCGGTCCTCTCAGGCCGGTTGTTCCAGGAAAACCGCAGGGCTTGCCCTGCGGTTTTTTTTCGCGATGACGCCATATCGCAATGCGCTGAACTGGGCCAACGTTCACGCACGTTCGGCGTAGCGAGGCGGCTAGCGACAATATCCTGCTGCGCTGCCGCTAAGGGGAGCGCTCAGGGTTTGCCGAGGTATTCGGGTTTGATGATGCCTTGCAGCGCGCTCCAGGGCAGCAGCAGTTCCGGTTCACCTTGAGAGTAGGGCGCGATGGAATAGGCATCGTACTTGGCGACCAGACCATCGCGGCTAAAGGCGACGTTATCCGTGCTCTGAAAGGGCCATATACGGTTATAGGCGACCGGATCACGCTTGGCGTCTTCGTTGCTGGCCAGCCACTGTTGGTGCGCCTGGCGTAGCGCTTCCACGTATTGGGCGCGTCGGCCGGGAATGAGCAGGTCATCCAACTGCAACAGATGACCGCCGGCCAGTTGCCAGTTGAGGAATACCGTGGCGGGGATGCCGTGGGCGGCGCCGGTGAAATACTGTCCCGTGTGCAACTCGACCGAGACCACACCTTGTCCGACGTTTTTCACGCTGGCCTTGAACACCGTCGCGTCGCGGCCTTGGGCCGTGCGCCAGAAATACTGAGTGAATTCCGACAGATTGTTGTATTGGCCACGCAGTTTACTGTCGATGCCGGTGAGGCTGGCCAGGGTTTCATCCACGGCCAGCGACAGCCTGGGAATGTCGGGAAAGGCGACGCTATCGATTTCTATGGTCGGGCACTCCCCTTCGCAGCCGGGTTTGCTGCCTTTCCATTCGATGCGTTGCGTGCGGACTTCCCCGATGCTGCTGGCCGCGCCAGGCTGCGGCGCGCTCTGCGCCGTAGCGCCGGGAGGAAGACTGATGGTGGCCGGCGGCGCGCTGGAGCAGGCCGCCAGAAAGGCGAGGCTGGCGCAGGCCGCCAGCCGCAGGGATGAGGAAGGGAACATAAGACCTCGCAGGCGAATACCTGTCCCGGATGGGACGGCTCAGGGTACCAGCGTCAGCCACTCCTGGGTGCCGAATTTTTCTTCGACTTGGGCTTGGGCCCGAGCCAGCACGCCGCTGTCTAGCGGCACCTGGGTGAGTGGGGCCATATTGCGGAAGGTCTGGATCATGCGCTCGATGATGACCTCTCGCGCCAGACCAGTTTGGCTGCGTAGCGGATCAACGCGCTTTTTGGCGCTGGTCGTACCCTTATCCGAGAGTTTCTCGCGGCCGATGCGCAATACCTCGACCAGCTTGTCAGCGTCGATGTCATAGGCCATGGTGACATGATGCAGCACGGCTTTGCCACGGCGCGCCTGGGCGGCGCCGCCAATTTTGCCGGCATCGGAGGCGATGTCATTGAGGGGCTGATACCAGGCTTTGATCCCCAGATCATGGAGCGCCTTGATGACCCAAGCGTCAAGAAAGGCGTAGGAGTCTTGGAAGCTCATGCCGGCCACGAAATCCTGGGGAACGGAAAGCGAGTAGGTAATGGTGTTGCCGGGCTCGATGAACATGGCGCCGCCGCCGCTGACGCGGCGCACCACGGTGACGCCGTGGCGAGCGGCGCCGTCGGGGTCGACTTCGTTTTTCAATGATTGGAAGCGGCCGATGACGACGGCCGGCGCGGCCCATTCCCAGATGCGCAGCGTCGGCGGACGCAGGCCCGCCCCGACCTCGTCGGTGATGAGCGCATCGAGCGCCATATGCGTAAGCGGCATCTGAGGCGCTTCATGCAGCAATTGCCAGTCGTAGTCTTTCCAGTCGGGGCGAGTCATGCGAGCGCCCTCCGTACGACGACGGCCACGGCATCCGGCGAAAAGCCGAATAATTCGGCGTCAGCGGGCAGGGCCCGGGCGACCGCCTCGCTCAATTGCGCTTCATCTGCCTCGGCCGGCAGACCGCTCAGGGCGTGGTTGATGGCGTCCAGGGCTTCGGGCGGCTCAAGAAAAAAATCCCCGCTGATCCGAACATCGGTCAGCAGGCCGTTATGCACCCTCAGATCGGCGACGACGAGTTTGCCGCCGGGAACTTTGTATTCGCCATGCATGGCTGTCTCCGAAAAATTAGGGCAGCGTGAGTTTCATGCCCGTATGCGTCGCATGAAAGCCCAGCTCAAAAATAACAAGAAGTCGCGCGGCGCTCTGCGTTCAGGCGGCGGGTGCAGCCAGGGCTTTTTCGATATCGGCAACAAGGCTGTCGGGCGCGTCAGTCGGCGCGTAGCGGGCCAGCACCTGTCCGTCGCGGCCGATCAGGAACTTGGTGAAGTTCCATTTGATAGCCTCGGTGCCCAGCACGCCGGGTTTTTGCGACTTCAGCCAGCGAAAGAGCGGGTGAGCGTCGCCACCATTGACGTCGATCTTGGCGAACAGGGGGAAGGTAATGCCGTAGCGGGTGTCGCAGAACCGGCGGATCTCGTCGGCATCGCCGGGTTCCTGGCGGCCAAATTGGTTGCAGGGAAAGCCCAGCACCGTGAAACCCTGCGCTCCGAAGCGCTGATACAGCGCCTCTAGGCCGGAGTATTGCGGCGTGAAACCGCATTGGGAAGCCACGTTGACCACCAGCACGACTTGACCACGCCATTGCGATAAGGGAATGGGCTCGGCGCTGAGGGATGGTGCGCTGAAGTCATAAAAGGTGGTCATGCAGCCTCCGGTGAAAACGAGCCAGACTGGCCCGGCCGTCAGTGTAGCGCGCCCGACGGCGCAAAAATCGCATTCGCTAGTAGTCAACCGCTATCATGGCGCCTGTTCTCATTTGAATCCCTGGAGTCCCATGCAAGCCCTGACTGAACGCCTGGAGGCCATGTTGGCCCAAGGCCGAGACAATCTGCTGCTGCGCTTTTCCCTGGGTAAGGCCTATGCCGAGCAAGGTGAGCTGAGCGCGGCCGTCACGCATCTGCGCGCCGCCCTGGGGTTTGACCCCAAGTATTCGGTGGCCTGGAAGTGGCTGGGCCGGGCGCTCCTCGACGCAGGCGACCCCCAGGGCGCACGGCAGGCCTGGGAGGCCGGCATGCAGGCCGCCCAAGAGCATGGCGATCAGCAGGTCGTCAAAGAATTGACCGTCTTTCTGCGCCGCCTCGAAAAACAGGGCTATTAGTCGCCCAGCGCGGCGGCAGGGGGCAGGCGCGAGAAGGCCTCTATGGCCCGCAGGCGGCTGCTTTTCAGATCGACGATTGCTTTTGGGTAAGCGCTCGCGCGTCGCTGCGCGTCCGATGGTTCATGAATGGATTTGCTGTCCAGATTGGCGAGTTCGGGCAGCCAGCGGCGAAGAA includes:
- a CDS encoding glutathione peroxidase gives rise to the protein MTTFYDFSAPSLSAEPIPLSQWRGQVVLVVNVASQCGFTPQYSGLEALYQRFGAQGFTVLGFPCNQFGRQEPGDADEIRRFCDTRYGITFPLFAKIDVNGGDAHPLFRWLKSQKPGVLGTEAIKWNFTKFLIGRDGQVLARYAPTDAPDSLVADIEKALAAPAA
- a CDS encoding tetratricopeptide repeat protein, producing MQALTERLEAMLAQGRDNLLLRFSLGKAYAEQGELSAAVTHLRAALGFDPKYSVAWKWLGRALLDAGDPQGARQAWEAGMQAAQEHGDQQVVKELTVFLRRLEKQGY
- a CDS encoding Glu/Leu/Phe/Val family dehydrogenase; this encodes MSQAPVHALPSYLDAEHLGPWGVYLQQVDRVTPYLGSLARWVETLKRPKRALVVDVPIELDNGRIAHFEGYRVQHNTSRGPGKGGVRFHQDVTLSEVMALAAWMSIKNAAVNLPYGGAKGGVRLDPRLFSQSELERVTRRYTSEIGVIIGPSKDIPAPDVNTNAQTMAWMMDTYSMNEGATATGVVTGKPIALGGSLGRVEATGRGVFVVACEAARDRNVEVAGAKVIVQGFGNVGGTAARLFHEAGAKVIAAQDHTGTVHHAAGLDVHKLLAHVAATGGVGGFAGAQALDNAEFWGLETDFLIPAALESQITAVNAPKVRAKIVVEGANGPTTPEADDILRENGIYVVPDVLANAGGVTVSYFEWVQDFSSFFWSEEEINQRLERIMREAYAGIAQVAREHNVTLRTAAFIVACTRILQARQVRGLYP
- a CDS encoding RsiV family protein — its product is MFPSSSLRLAACASLAFLAACSSAPPATISLPPGATAQSAPQPGAASSIGEVRTQRIEWKGSKPGCEGECPTIEIDSVAFPDIPRLSLAVDETLASLTGIDSKLRGQYNNLSEFTQYFWRTAQGRDATVFKASVKNVGQGVVSVELHTGQYFTGAAHGIPATVFLNWQLAGGHLLQLDDLLIPGRRAQYVEALRQAHQQWLASNEDAKRDPVAYNRIWPFQSTDNVAFSRDGLVAKYDAYSIAPYSQGEPELLLPWSALQGIIKPEYLGKP
- a CDS encoding lipoate--protein ligase family protein; amino-acid sequence: MTRPDWKDYDWQLLHEAPQMPLTHMALDALITDEVGAGLRPPTLRIWEWAAPAVVIGRFQSLKNEVDPDGAARHGVTVVRRVSGGGAMFIEPGNTITYSLSVPQDFVAGMSFQDSYAFLDAWVIKALHDLGIKAWYQPLNDIASDAGKIGGAAQARRGKAVLHHVTMAYDIDADKLVEVLRIGREKLSDKGTTSAKKRVDPLRSQTGLAREVIIERMIQTFRNMAPLTQVPLDSGVLARAQAQVEEKFGTQEWLTLVP
- a CDS encoding aminotransferase-like domain-containing protein is translated as MSRKKGNVAELSWLKPLSPGRGPRYQQIAQQVIDAAREQRLLPGDRLPPQRELAQQLGVDLTTVTRAYNALRASGLLAVHGARGTYIALPAEISGDAGSTVDLSMNIPPLTGSVAFGRALQLAAAHAQARLSKDALMSYHVGPGAALDREAGALWLRPVLGRIERARVIVCSGAQTALAGLMLARSREGDGVLTDTLTYPGLLAAASTLRREICPVPGDEQGMLPQALEQACVARRPALLYLNPTIHNPTTITMSAPRRAEIYDIASRHGVAIIEDDPYYLLAGDAPAPFASYQGGAPVFYVSTLSKTLAPGLRTAYIVTPAGEPQAPLLDALRSITLMPSAWMTAVATQMIESGAAQRWLGEVRAELERRQTLAAGILPTASLAHPGGLHRWLTLPPGWDEHRLIRAAQDQGLGVTPSAAFSALDRVPHAVRISLGGAADLAALEIGLRRLAGILADPGLPRVSGVV
- a CDS encoding lipoate protein ligase C-terminal domain-containing protein yields the protein MHGEYKVPGGKLVVADLRVHNGLLTDVRISGDFFLEPPEALDAINHALSGLPAEADEAQLSEAVARALPADAELFGFSPDAVAVVVRRALA